In one window of Rhodopseudomonas palustris HaA2 DNA:
- a CDS encoding DegT/DnrJ/EryC1/StrS family aminotransferase, producing the protein MNQHLRTDPVPFVDIGAQRRRIGQSIDDAVGRVLAHCQFIGGPEVAEFEAKLAAYTGAKHVIGCANGTDALLMVLMAKGVGPGDAVFCPSFTFCATVSPAARTGATPILVDVDEATFTIDIASLKRAIVTAKKLGLRPKAVIPVDLFGQPADHAAIAAIAEAEGLFVLDDAAQSMGARYKGKRLGTFGAATTTSFFPAKPLGCYGDGGAIFTDDDQLAADLRSIRVHGQGSDKYDNIRLGLTGRLDTIQAAVLLEKLKIFEDEIVARNKVAERYAQSLGNIVTVPRVADGNTSIWACYTIRLPRGTDRDAFAATLKAQGVPTAVYYGKSVHMQSAYGMFPVAEGGLPVCEALSADVISLPVHAYLDEATQDRVIAAVRSAVAS; encoded by the coding sequence ATGAACCAGCATCTTCGTACCGATCCCGTGCCTTTCGTCGACATCGGCGCCCAGCGCCGCCGGATCGGCCAGTCCATCGACGATGCCGTCGGTCGCGTGCTGGCGCACTGCCAGTTCATCGGCGGACCGGAAGTCGCGGAGTTCGAGGCCAAGCTCGCGGCCTATACCGGCGCCAAGCACGTCATCGGCTGCGCCAACGGCACCGATGCGCTGCTGATGGTGTTGATGGCCAAGGGCGTCGGCCCTGGCGATGCGGTGTTCTGCCCGTCCTTCACCTTCTGCGCCACGGTCTCGCCGGCAGCGCGCACGGGCGCGACGCCGATCCTGGTCGACGTCGACGAAGCCACGTTCACCATCGACATCGCCTCGTTGAAGCGTGCCATCGTCACAGCCAAAAAGCTCGGCCTCAGGCCGAAGGCGGTCATCCCCGTCGATCTGTTCGGCCAACCCGCGGACCACGCCGCGATCGCCGCGATCGCCGAGGCCGAGGGCCTGTTCGTGCTCGACGATGCGGCGCAAAGCATGGGCGCCAGGTACAAAGGCAAGCGCCTCGGCACTTTCGGCGCGGCGACGACGACCAGCTTCTTTCCTGCGAAGCCGCTCGGTTGCTATGGCGATGGCGGCGCGATCTTCACGGACGACGACCAGCTCGCCGCCGATCTGCGCAGCATCCGCGTGCACGGCCAGGGCTCCGATAAATACGACAATATCCGCCTCGGCCTGACCGGTCGGCTCGATACCATCCAGGCCGCGGTGCTGCTCGAGAAGCTGAAGATTTTCGAGGACGAGATCGTCGCCCGCAACAAGGTGGCGGAACGCTATGCGCAAAGCCTCGGCAACATCGTGACCGTGCCGCGCGTTGCCGATGGCAATACGTCGATCTGGGCCTGCTACACCATCCGGCTGCCCAGGGGCACGGACCGCGACGCCTTCGCGGCAACGCTGAAGGCGCAAGGCGTGCCGACCGCAGTCTACTACGGCAAATCCGTGCACATGCAGTCCGCTTACGGCATGTTCCCGGTGGCCGAGGGTGGCCTGCCGGTGTGTGAGGCGCTCTCTGCGGACGTCATCAGCCTGCCGGTTCACGCCTATCTGGACGAGGCCACCCAGGATCGCGTCATCGCGGCCGTGCGAAGCGCGGTGGCAAGCTAA
- a CDS encoding carbamoyltransferase family protein → MANQHTYILGLNTYDHDVSAVLLRDGEIAFGILKERITREKHASGFYKEVIDYVLTAEGITMADVDLVVRNCYILPVQEMEDRLMYQDMPAFLPEYERGDAGQHTLFRSNSNKVMTISHHLAHAYSAFAVCPFEEGVVMIVDGVGSYRSDVDEEFPGDSASPLARESESYYKFSGSKLECLKKVWMEPERGFLSDEFYNMPGLGAYYSRASTYVFGDWNKCGELMGLAPYGRPGAIPPMLQIENNVLTVPHWTPELNQPYIMDSPGKWESHPSMKHWEDLAWRVQDDTERVLLERARWLRETTGAKNLCIAGGVALNCVANGRIAREAGFENVWIQPAAGDDGIAIGCAYYGHLAVQQKPRSFEMKHAFIGRTYSDGEVEEATKRFFVKPQVNVIRSNSVYKETAKLLADQKVIGWFQGSSEFGPRALGHRSLLADPRRAEMKDILNSRVKHRQPFRPFAPIVLKERADEIFEGKGDSPFMLLAKPVAAAWRDKIPAVVHVDGTARVQTVDEETAPDLYYILKEFEALTGVPVLVNTSFNIKGEPIVETPRDAMACFLTTGIDHLVMHDTIVSKNKAHRFINPMLEVYSDVANLVRSTTRVG, encoded by the coding sequence ATGGCAAATCAGCACACCTACATCCTCGGCCTCAACACCTACGATCACGATGTCAGCGCCGTGCTGCTGCGCGATGGCGAGATCGCCTTCGGAATCCTGAAGGAGCGCATCACCCGCGAGAAGCACGCCAGCGGCTTTTACAAGGAGGTGATCGACTATGTTCTGACGGCCGAAGGCATCACCATGGCCGACGTCGATCTGGTGGTGCGCAATTGCTACATCCTGCCGGTCCAGGAAATGGAAGACCGGCTGATGTATCAGGACATGCCGGCGTTCCTGCCGGAATACGAGCGCGGCGACGCCGGCCAGCATACGCTGTTCCGCAGCAATTCGAACAAGGTGATGACGATCTCGCATCATCTCGCGCACGCCTACAGCGCGTTCGCGGTGTGCCCGTTCGAAGAGGGCGTGGTCATGATCGTGGACGGCGTCGGCAGCTATCGCTCCGATGTCGACGAGGAATTTCCCGGCGACAGCGCCTCGCCGCTCGCCCGCGAATCCGAGAGCTACTACAAATTCAGCGGCAGCAAGCTGGAGTGCCTGAAGAAGGTCTGGATGGAGCCCGAGCGCGGCTTCCTCAGCGACGAATTCTACAACATGCCCGGCCTCGGCGCGTATTACAGCCGCGCTTCGACCTATGTGTTCGGCGACTGGAACAAATGCGGCGAACTGATGGGGTTGGCGCCTTACGGCCGCCCCGGCGCAATTCCGCCGATGCTGCAGATCGAGAACAATGTGCTCACGGTGCCGCATTGGACCCCCGAGCTCAACCAGCCCTACATCATGGACTCGCCCGGCAAGTGGGAGAGCCATCCGTCGATGAAGCATTGGGAAGACCTCGCCTGGCGGGTGCAGGACGACACCGAGCGCGTGCTGCTGGAGCGGGCGCGCTGGTTGCGCGAGACCACCGGGGCGAAGAATCTCTGCATCGCCGGCGGCGTTGCGCTGAACTGCGTCGCCAACGGCCGGATCGCACGCGAGGCGGGCTTCGAGAACGTCTGGATCCAGCCCGCCGCCGGCGACGACGGCATCGCGATCGGCTGCGCTTACTACGGTCACCTCGCGGTGCAACAGAAGCCTCGCAGCTTCGAGATGAAGCACGCTTTCATCGGCCGGACCTATAGCGACGGCGAAGTCGAGGAGGCGACCAAGCGGTTCTTCGTCAAGCCGCAGGTCAACGTGATCCGCAGCAACAGCGTCTACAAGGAAACAGCCAAACTGCTCGCCGATCAGAAGGTGATCGGCTGGTTTCAGGGCTCCTCGGAATTCGGCCCCCGCGCGCTCGGCCATCGCAGCCTGCTCGCCGACCCGCGTCGGGCCGAGATGAAGGACATCCTCAACAGCCGCGTGAAACATCGCCAGCCGTTCCGGCCGTTTGCACCGATCGTGCTGAAAGAGCGCGCCGACGAAATCTTCGAGGGCAAAGGCGACTCGCCGTTCATGCTGTTGGCGAAGCCGGTGGCCGCGGCCTGGCGCGACAAGATCCCCGCGGTGGTCCATGTCGACGGCACCGCGCGGGTGCAGACGGTGGACGAAGAGACCGCCCCGGACCTCTACTATATCCTGAAGGAATTCGAGGCCCTGACCGGCGTGCCGGTGCTGGTCAACACCTCGTTCAACATCAAGGGCGAGCCGATCGTCGAGACGCCGCGCGACGCGATGGCCTGCTTTCTCACCACCGGCATCGACCATCTGGTGATGCACGACACCATCGTGTCGAAGAACAAGGCGCACCGTTTCATCAACCCGATGCTTGAAGTCTATTCCGACGTCGCCAATCTGGTGCGCTCGACGACGCGGGTGGGTTGA
- the murJ gene encoding murein biosynthesis integral membrane protein MurJ, which yields MLRRIFTVGGFTLLSRVTGFARDILLAAILGAGPIADAFFVALRLPNHFRAIFAEGAFNAAFVPAYAHVHGEKGETSAKLFADRIFTLLFASQLVLLAVALVFMPQLMSVLAPGFTDDPAQRALAIELTRITFPYLLLITLVTLYGGILNVMQRFASAAAASIFLNISMMATLALAAFFPTAGHAAAWGVLISGFLQYFLLAGDLSLHGGLPRFARPKLDVDVRAFFRALGPATVGSMGTQLALFADTIIATFLPVGALSALYYADRLNQLPIGVIGIAIGTVLLPEMSRQLTAGDDAGAKASQRRAFEFTLLFSVPFVAAFLTVPDAIMRAMFARGAFTRADAIAAGATLAAYAIALIPFVLIRSAVAPFYARKDTATPVKAALTGVAANVVLKVLLMGPLAQVGLALATAAGAWINLLLVIFFSVRAGYLEFDRALSSAIVKFLATGLLLGAALWATAWFAAPYLAQLPSLRDEAALLLLIGVGAVVYGAAILVLFGPRWIKALLRG from the coding sequence ATGCTCAGGCGCATTTTCACCGTCGGCGGCTTCACCCTCCTGTCGCGTGTGACCGGCTTTGCCCGCGACATCCTGCTCGCGGCGATTCTCGGCGCAGGCCCGATCGCCGACGCCTTCTTCGTGGCGCTGCGGCTGCCCAATCATTTCCGGGCGATATTCGCCGAGGGCGCCTTCAATGCCGCCTTCGTGCCGGCCTATGCCCACGTCCACGGCGAGAAGGGCGAGACGTCGGCGAAGCTGTTCGCCGACCGCATCTTCACGCTGCTGTTCGCGTCGCAGCTCGTGCTGTTGGCGGTGGCGCTGGTGTTCATGCCGCAACTGATGAGCGTCCTGGCGCCGGGCTTCACCGACGATCCGGCGCAGCGCGCGCTGGCGATCGAGCTGACGCGCATCACCTTCCCCTATCTGCTGCTGATCACGCTGGTGACGCTGTATGGCGGCATTCTCAACGTGATGCAGCGCTTCGCCAGCGCGGCGGCGGCGTCGATCTTCCTGAACATTTCGATGATGGCGACGCTGGCGCTCGCCGCCTTCTTCCCGACCGCCGGCCACGCCGCCGCCTGGGGCGTGCTGATCTCCGGCTTCCTGCAGTACTTCTTGCTCGCCGGCGATCTTTCGCTGCATGGCGGGCTGCCGCGCTTCGCCCGGCCGAAGCTCGACGTCGATGTCCGCGCCTTCTTCCGCGCATTGGGACCGGCGACGGTCGGTTCGATGGGCACGCAGCTCGCGCTGTTCGCCGACACCATCATCGCCACCTTCCTGCCGGTCGGCGCGCTGTCGGCGCTGTACTACGCCGATCGCCTCAACCAGTTGCCAATCGGGGTGATCGGCATCGCCATCGGCACGGTGCTGCTCCCGGAGATGTCGCGGCAGCTCACGGCCGGCGACGATGCCGGCGCCAAGGCCTCGCAGCGGCGCGCCTTCGAGTTCACGCTGCTGTTCTCGGTGCCGTTCGTCGCCGCGTTTCTCACGGTGCCGGACGCGATCATGCGAGCGATGTTCGCGCGCGGCGCCTTCACCCGGGCGGACGCGATCGCGGCCGGGGCGACGTTGGCGGCCTATGCGATCGCGCTGATTCCGTTCGTGCTGATCCGCAGCGCGGTGGCGCCGTTCTACGCCCGCAAGGACACCGCGACGCCGGTGAAGGCGGCGCTCACCGGCGTCGCCGCCAATGTGGTGCTGAAGGTGCTGCTGATGGGGCCGCTGGCGCAGGTCGGGCTCGCGCTCGCCACCGCCGCCGGCGCCTGGATCAACCTGCTGCTGGTGATCTTCTTCTCGGTGCGCGCCGGCTATCTCGAATTCGACCGCGCGCTCTCTTCGGCGATCGTCAAGTTTCTCGCGACCGGCCTGCTGCTCGGCGCGGCACTGTGGGCGACCGCATGGTTCGCCGCGCCGTATCTCGCGCAATTGCCGTCGCTGCGCGACGAGGCCGCGCTGCTGCTGCTGATCGGCGTCGGCGCCGTGGTTTACGGCGCCGCGATTCTCGTGTTGTTCGGGCCGCGCTGGATCAAGGCGCTGCTGCGGGGTTGA